In Verrucomicrobiota bacterium, the DNA window CGGACTCGTCGGACCCCCTGGTTTCATTACCGTGGCTGAGTAAAATCCCTACGCTTTTTTGAACTATGCGCTTTCTTAGGAATACAAACCGACCGAAACCCTCCCCTTCCTTGTCACAGTGAAGCTATCAAATCATTTTCCAAGATTGATCTCTATCGTCGCAGCAGTGGTTTTCTCAATAGGACCCCCTGCTCATGCGGCGACATCAAGACCCAATATTATACTGATTCTCACGGACGACCTTGGTGCGGGAGACTTGGGTGTATTTGATCACCCTTACCTCAAGACGCCAAATCTAGACAGGATGGCAGAAGAGGGAACGATCTTTACGGACTTCTACGTCGCTTCATCGGTTTGCTCTCCCTCGAGGGCAGCTTTTCAAACGGGTCAATTCCCTGCTCGTCAATGTATCCACTCAGCCTTCGGCCGCAGATTGATTGAACAGGGTAGAATGCCGGTCTTTCTCGAACCCGATTTAGAGCAAGTATCACACGCGCTCCAGCAAAATGGGTATGCAACCGCTCACTATGGCAAATGGCACTTGTCCAGTGCTCCCAAGAATCACAACAACGAGATTCCCAACCCATCGTTCTACGGTTTTGATGATTTTAAGACCTACCACACCTATTTCAGCGATGTCACGAGGGAGCACCATTTCATTCGAGGAGGGGATGAACACTACCGAGCGAAATCCTCCCAAAAGATTATCGACGAAACCCTTGCCTTCTTGGAAGCCAATCCCGACAAGCCCGTGTATGTAAACGCGTGGACGCTGATCCCCCACGCTACGTTAAACCCGACTCCGGAACAACTGGCGGTCTATGAGGAAATTGATCCCGACCCTTCCGATTTTCCGTATCACATGCGTGAATACCTTGAGACTATTCCTCCCGACGAGTTGAAAGAGCGGATGCAGATCTATTGCGCCGCCGTTACCGGTCTTGATGATGCCGTGGGTCATCTTCTGGATGGAATCAAGGAGATGGGTATTGAAGAAAACACCTTCATTTTCTTCACCAGCGATAATGGACCCGAAGACAATTTTCAGGGAACGACCCGGGCGGGTGTAGGCTCGACCGGAGAGTTAAGAGCTCGCAAACGCAGCAGCTACGAAGGAGGAGTTCGCACCTCTGCGATCGCCTATTGGCCGGGCACCATACCTGCGGGCGTGGTGAATGACACTTCGATCGTTGCTGCAGTCGATTGGTTTCCCACGGTATGTGCGATCACAGGAGTTCCGCTCAATGGAGCGGATGTCGACGGCGAGAATGTAAGTGATATTCTGAAAGGTTCCTCGCGCCAGCGGACGAAACCGATCTTTTGGGAGTGGCAGTTCGATGTCAGGGGACCCGACTCCTACGCCGCGCCCCAACTAGCAATGCGCGATGGCGACTGGAAAATGCTAATGAATCCTGACGGGTCGCAAGTGGAACTTTACAATATCCCTCAAGATCCAGAGGAACTCAAAAACGTCGCCAATGAGAACCGAGCACGGGTCCAATCGATGGAGGAACAACTCTTAGAGTGGAAAGCCTCTCTACCGCAAACGCCGGAACCGAGTGCCTATCTGCATAACTTCGATGCAAAACCGTTTCGATCAGAATACCGCTAGTCCCGAGCTAAAAATCTAAACCAAAAGTTCAAAGAAAAAATCATGACTATATCAATTATGCGCAACCTTTCGTTTTTCACCGCCTCGCTTTCGGTAGCGGCATTGACCGTCTTCGCCGAAACCTCCGAAGAACTGGACACGAGGCCCAACATTATCTTCATCATGGCAGATGACATGGGCTGGGGTGACTTCAGTGTTTATGGACATCCAGAGATCGATACTCCGAACATTGATAAACTCGCCGAAGATGGGAAACTCTTCACCCAATTTTACGTGAGTTCCGGAGTGTGTTCTCCAAGCCGTGTCGCTTTCTTGACCGGGCATTTTCCAGCAAAACACGGAGTCCATGGCCACTTTGGTGGGGCAGACGAGAACGAGCAGCGAAGTATGCCAAATTGGTTGGATCCAGCAGTTCCAACCCTTGCGACTCAGCTGAAAGATGCTGGTTACGCGACCGCCCACTTCGGCAAATGGCACTTGTGTCTCCCTTCGGGCGAAGGTGCACCGGAGCCAACCGAGTATGGCTTCGACAAGGCTTACGGCTACCTCGCTTCCGGCCCTCAGCTTCCAATCCAGTTCGCAGGTAACCCCTATTTTCGCGCAGAGACCACAGAAGTGATCATCGACGAAACGCTGAAATTTCTCCAAGACAATAAAGACAAGCCGTGCTACGTGAGTGCTTGGACGCTAATACCCCACACGACTCTCAATCCCACTCCAGAGCAAATGGAACCCTTCATGAAGTTCGCCCCGCGAATTGAGGGGAACCCTCATCTAGGAGCCAAGGTGGTTTACTACAGCACAATCAATGATTTCGATGTGCAAATCGGTCGTCTCATGGACGGGCTTGAAGAAATGGGCATCGCAGAGAATACCATCGTGATATTGTCCAGTGACAACGGTCCGGAAGACGTCATGTTAGCCCACAACGGTGCTGCCCACGAAGGCATTGGATCATCGGGACCATTCCGCGGGAGAAAACGCAGCCTCTACGAAGGGGGTGTTCGGGTTCCTTTTATCGTGAAGTGGCCTGCTCAAATTGAAGGCGGCAGTGTCGATAATGACACCGTTATGAGTGCCGTTGACTTATTGCCGACTTTAGCCGCGGTTGCTGGGGCAAAAGTTCCCGAGGGCGAATTCGCCCCAGACGGAGAAAACATGTTAGATGCTCTTCTAGCCAAACCCCTGGAGCGGCAAACTCCTCTCATGTGGGAGTACCACTACGAACTACCCTACGGCCATATTCTGCACAAAAGCCCGATGATGGCGATTCGGAAGGGAGACTGGAAACTGTTGAAGAACCCAGACGGAAGCCGAGTCGAGCTATACAACATTCCCAACGATCCGACAGAACTAAACAATGTTGCAGAGGACCACCCTCAGTTGGTCGAATCCTTGTCGAAGGAACTAATGGCATGGCACGAAAGTGCGCCTCGCCCTCCGATTCCGGAAGAAGCCGGAACAAACGATTATCCATGGCCTGGACAGGCGAATTAGCCGAAAACCTAAGAACCCTAACCCAATCCTCAGTGCGCGGAAAAATTCTCTTCAAGTAAACAACTACAGTTATGAGAAACAGTGTCCTTCTCTTTACGATGCTCGCCAGCTACGGCGTTCTCTTTGCGGCCGATGATCGCCCAAACCTGATCTTCATAATGACGGACGACCATGGTCTTGGGGCAGTAAGTGCTTATGGAAGCGAAATCAATGAAACGCCCAACATTGACCGAATCGCCGAAGGTGGGATGCGATTCAATCATTGTTTCGTTACCGCATCCCTTTGTGCGCCCAGCCGTGCCAGCATGCTTACCGGAACGTATCCGCACATAAACCTCCAGGTCGATATTGGCGGTAACTTTTTTGACGGGACTCAGCCTACTTTTGTAAATCTCATGGACGCGGAAGGTTACCAAACAGCAGTCATTGGCAAATGGCATCTACATAGTATCCCCATGGGATTTGACTACTACAGCGTCCTCGAGGGACAGGGAGATTACTTTGATCCCGAGTTCATCACTAAAACGAGTATCGGACCTGTCTGGGAACAAACGGAAGGCTACTCGACCGACATCATCACCGATAAGAGCCTCGAATGGCTGGAGGAGAGAAATCCCGAAGAGCCTTTTCTCCTGCTTTGTCACTTTAAATCCCCGCACTACAACTGGGAACCCCATCCTAGATACCAGGATCGATACACCGAGGACCTACCCTACCCTGACACATTCAACAACACATACGACGGCCCCGAGGCCTACCGCTTCACTGCAGACGTGGAAAAAGCCCACGAGTTTTTCAAAATTGACCGCTGGGTCGAGGAAATGCCGAAAGGTCTGACCGAAGCAGAGCAAAAGAAGTGGAACTACCAAAGGTTCATGAAGGATTACCTTCGTTGCATTGCAGCCGTCGACGACAATGTGGGGCGAATTCTGGACTATCTGGAAGAGAACGACTTGGTCGATAACACGATCATCGTTTACACTTCCGACAATGGCATGCTCCAAGGGGAACATGGGCAAATTGATAAGCAGCTCATGCAGGAGCAGAGTATTCACATTCCATTTCTCATTCGCTTTCCGGCAGAGATTCCCGCCCAGAGCGAATCCGACAACTTTCTCCTCAATATCGACTTTGCACCGACCTTTCTCGACTACGCTGGGATAGAGATCCCTGAAGTCATGCAAGGAGTCAGTGCACGAGAGTTGCTGGCAGGAGCCACCCCGGAAGATTGGAGGGATAGTTTCTACTACCGCTACTATGCCCATTATGATCAAGAGCGTTCCGTCTGGGGGGTCCGAACAGCAGACTGGAAACTGATCAACTACTACAAACAGGATTCACCGACGATCCAGCAGCTTTTTGATTTAAACAACGATCCTCAAGAGATCAATAACCTGGCCAATAACCCTGAGTTCTCATCAATCAAAGCCTCTCTTGACCAGCAGATCGACCTACTTCAGGCAGAATACGGACTTACGGATGGACTAATCGAGCAAATCTACGCCAAACCAGGAGAGCTGATCTCAATGCCGAGAATGCGGAAAGAAGTGAGAGAACTGCGGAAGGAGATCGATGAAAATACTGAGGCCTTCGCGAAAATGACAGAATAGCATTAGCCAATCCCATTCCCCAAATGCCAAAGCGTAGGGCCCTTGCCTACAAAGTGCCGAAAGCGATATCCGACGAAAAGGCTTCCATTTTTGATCTCACAAACCCCGCGAAAAATCATGAGGATCATTGGCCTTCTTCCTCTATCCCTTTTCGTTCTCAATCCGTCGGCCCAAGCGCAAAGCATTGGTCTCGAAGCGGAACGTTCGGAATTCGACGACCAGTCCTACTCGATTAGTGGAGATATCGAAGCAGCCGGTCATCTTTATGTCACAAAGGCCGCCACAAACAACGAGTTTCTTCGCTTTTCCTTTACCCCAGAAGCAAAGGCAGCCTTCAGTCTTCTGACGCGAAGCAGAAGCTCACTCAGCACCCCTTTCAGTTACGATTACCGAATAAACGGCGGAACATGGCAAACCGTCCAAGTCAATCCAACCACAGGTTGGACCTGGCAGAGCGCACCTGCAAATCCATCACCACCAAGCCCGATCAACCTCGGGGCCTTTTCCCGAATAGGCAGTGATCCAGACTCAACCGTCTCAAACCTCAGCACAAATGGCGGAACGGTCACCTATGGAAATCCAACCTCCCGAACAGACGTCGGCATTCTAACTTCGGTCGATGTAACCCTCCTCAATATTGGAGACCAAATCGTCTACCAGTGCACCTACAATGGCATCCAAAACACTACCTCGGTCACACATGGTCTTCGAGTTGGATTCGACCTAGGCGCCACATCTTCACTTCACTTTCACTCGGGTTTTGGCGCTTCCTCAGAAAGCGGGCGCTTTTCCCGGAACACGAACGGTAACCCCTTCAGCTACGGAAATAACTTCGGACCGGTCACGTCAAACTGGGCATCGAACGCCGCCCTCCAGTTCACGGACGGAAATACGATCCAAGCGACCTACACGCTCACGCTGGTCGCTAGCACTTCAGATAGCTACGACTTCGAATACACCGTAACCTACCAGAACGGCGGTGCTTCCAATACCGTCAGTCAGCTGATCACCGGCATCCTCTCCAACAAAATCACGGGTATTTATCATCTCACGAACACGAGTGCCGTTGAGTCAGACGGAGATACTTGGACCGTCACAAATGCAAGCGCACGATTCGAGTCTCCCAACAGTGTAGTCTCTCTCCCGGCTGCCCCAACTACTCTCGATATACTATGGAGCGCAGGCGAACTCGACAAAGTGCAGCTCGGAGGTGCCCCTCAAGCCGATTCGACTGGCGCAAACAGTCCAGCTTGGAACCAGCGGGAGTTTCCCAAACAGGCCGGGGGGTTCGACTATGGCTGGGAGGCGTTCGACAGCTCTCAAAACCTAGGCATTGGCGACAAAACCTACGTCAATGACTACACCGGGGTTCGCCCTCTGAGACATGCCCCCGCTGGCGGGGTTCATCCACGCATCCTTTTCAACCCGGAAGATATACCGGACATCAAGGACCGCATCGCAACTACGGCAAGTGGACAAGCCGCCTTCAAACAATTGAGGGCCTACACCATTATGTTGAATTTGGGCAGAGGACCCTACGATGAGTCGGCCGACTATGCCCGCGATGCCTCTGGCAACCCCCTGATCAATAACCTGAGTTTTTTCGATTTTTCGGAAGACTACGCGAAGCTTTACAACGAAGACCCTTCGATTTGGAACGACCCTTCATTCGATAAGAAATTCCGCGCTCTCACCGCCAGCGTAATGGCCTGCGAAGCTTTCGAGTGCCTCCTCATGTCAGGCGAATTCGACCCGGATACCGGCCTCTCCTACGCGCAGCGCACTCAGCGCCTTAAAACAGCTTCACTCTTCTGGGCCGAGAACGCCATCACCGATCCAAAAGTCAATTCACAGGACTTCCACTACTTCGCTGCCCCTCACATGGGTTTCATCTACGACTTTCTCTACAACGAAATGACCGTGGCCGAGCGCAGTCTTTTCCGGCAAGCACTCGTCAGAGTGATCCCTGATCTTCCGCGATACGGCAGCAAGGTGGCAGCCTACTCTGGTGTCTCGAATTGGACGACGCTAGATAACTTTGAGATCATTCCCAACCTCGCCATCGAATGGGAAGAGGGTTACAAGCCCGGACTCACCCGGTATTGGATGCGCCAATTCCACAACTTCATCAACTACGGTTGGTATCCAGACGGTGCCGGCTACGAAGGTATCGGGAAAAACTACATGATGACGGCCTACTCCGTCGCCCATGCCCGCCGTGGTTTCAGCGTTCTAGGGCACCCGAACGTTCGCGCCTTCGGACACCGTTTTCTGCCCGCCATCACACAACCGTTTGGCGAAGGCTTCACTGGCTACGACGGCTGGAGTGGCAGCGGTCGGGATTCCGAGAAAGGCCAGTACAAGTTCAACGCCCTCGACGCGATCGGCCTCAAGTGGGCCTATCCGGACAGCCACGAAGTAGACTCCGTCTGGAGGAACTACATTCGGACAGCCTACGGCACCGACTCCGTCGGGTACGTTTATCAACAGTTCCGGCCAGACGACTTTTATCTCCAATACATGATCCCTGCCGTCGTCTTCGCATCCGACTACAGCCCTTCCAACCATTGGAAAAACGATCAGGACTTCCTCTCCGAGCGCGGTCTCGCTATCCTCCGCAGTAGCGGTGAAAGCGATGGAATGGTTGTTCACTTCCACTGCCGCCAGGACATGGGCGGGCACACTGATGCAGATCGGAACAGCTTCAACCTGTCCTCCCTCGGTCGTATCTGGGTCCGCACGACCTACGGCGACGTATTGTTCCACCGGACCTATTTCCACAGTTGCCCGCTGATCAACGGCGAAGGCATCCGGCTCAACCCTAAGGATGGAGTGAAGGCACGCCAACCATCCACGATTACCCACTTCAGCTCGGACAGTTACATGGCCAAAGTCTCCGGCGACGCGACTTACGCCTACAACTGGGAGTGGGACTGGTCTCCCGGCACAGGAGACAATCCAAGAATCGGCACAGATGGCTGGGAGAAGGTTACCGAGACCTGGAACGACTTCCGGTTTACTCCTGGAACAGGTATCGAATACACGACACCGTTTCATGACTACGCCGCTTGGGAAGCAGATTACCCCGCAACCGAGCGCATGATCAAACGGCGCTACAACACGGTCGAAAAGGTGAAGCGGTCGCTCATCATGAATAAGGGCCCGCGTCCTTACCTGCTTATCGTCGATGATCTCAAGAAAGACTCGTCCGTAAATGATTACGAGTGGGTTGCGCAGATTGCCAACGATCTGTCCATCGACACCACCGTAGTCGACCTGAACCCTGCAAACTATCGCAACGACATCATTTTGAAGGAGCCCGCATCAACCGGAAACCGTCGCCTTCTCGTCCGCGTGCTAGAGGCACAAGGTCTTACTACCGCCCCTGCCGTCATTGAGGAGATTGAATACAACGGCACCTTCAACGGACAGCCCTACACGCCCAATCCTGACGTGTACCGGCAACGCCTAATCGTCCGCAGCACATCGGTCGAACCAAGCTATAAAATCCTCATGTATCCTTACGAGAATGGGGATATCATCCCCCATACTGAATGGGTCGATACGGATACCATTGAGATCACCATCGGGTCTGAAAGACGAACCATCGACTTTACCGACATTTCCAGTGCCTCAGGTGTTCAGACAAATGAACCGTCATTGGCAAGAAACCCAGCCGGTAGCGGGCTGCACAAGACAGAGGTCGCTCAGCTTCAGAATGGATGGATCGAGCTGCAGGCAGACTTCCCCTCAACCGCAACCCCGCGCCTTTGGCACTCCAGCAATTTGAGCGAACCGTGGAGCCCCCTCAACGGTGTGACGTTTCAGTGGTCTGAGAACTCAAACTGGACCGTGAGCGCTCCACTCGATCCGGCAGCTGAATCTGCATTCTACACTATTTCAGAGAATTAGATTCCATCCCCGTCCCCAGAAACCTAGAGAGTTTCCGCCAAGCTCAAGGCCTTGAGCAAGCCGAAGGGCACTACGACCCGTGAAACATAGTGTTTCAGGGAGAGTGCTGACTCAAAGGACTCGGCGGCCTTTACCTTACATACGCTTGTCGAGGTATGCGATTAATCCGCCTAAGCATTCCTCAACCAAAGGCAGGCGCCAAATCGCGTCCGTGTGACCAGGGTCAAAGCCAACTATGTTTGGAAAGTCCTTGTTGATCCATGATCTGGTCACACTTTCCCCATCAACTAGGGAAGTCAGCAGAGGCTCAACATCGGAAACCTTTTTCAAACGTGTATAGATCTCATCCTCTGGGACCCAAGCCTCCTCGAATGAAAAGAGTCCATGGCCAGCCTCGGTCATTTGCAGGTTCGTAGACTGATACGGATGGTCGGATACGCCCCACTCCCAGACCAAGCCACACCAACGCTGAAAATCATCCCAATCCGGATAGGCCCCGATTGAAGAATGAAGCATGAGCACAGGCTTTCCTACTTCGATCCAATCTCTAAGAGCCTCACGTGTCTCAGGTGCCGCTTCTTTCTCGTAATGAAAGAGGCAGAGCACATCGATATCTTCAAGGTCGGATCGGGTTAGGGGATTCGATCTTGCGTCGATCACCTTGACTTCCGGATGGACAAGATCCGCCAATACATCGACGGCTCCCTGGAGGACGATGCGCCCTTCGTTTTCGTGGCCATCTGCATAGAGGCATGCCCTGAGGTGCCGATACGGCGATTTCGGTGGATTTTGCAGAACCTCGAGAGGTGCATATTCAAATTCAATCGGCCAAGTTACCATCCGGCCCGTGCGGGCCGCTTCATGGGCGGCGTAGCACATTAGCGTAGCGTCCGCCGTGTTGCTTACATCGCAGAGGGAAACCGGACCGCCTTCTAAAGACTGAACCAGTTCGGCAAAAAGCTGCCCATACTGCCCGACCGCCCCAGATCCCTTCTCGTCCAAAGGGATTTCTTCCAAGCCCTCGTCCGTGAGAATCCGGATCGGACTCGATTCGCTGACGAAAGCCACACCTCGGTCTCCTCGAACGAATATAGGACAGCTACTAGGATTGTCTGGGCCCGTGATAAAAATGCCTTGGTGTCCACCCGGATACTCGGCGAAGACAACCGACTGACTCTCGACGGCTTGTCGGTAGCGTCGCTCGCCGACATGATCCATTCCGGCCAGAAGACTCAACGGTGGGCCGTCGAAGAAGCAGTTTACCAAATCAAACCAATAGGATGTCCAGGAAAGCATATCCCAATTGTCGGAAACACGGCATTCGATCGTGACTATCTCTCCCAGCCGCTTCTCGGAAATAAGCCTCTTCACTTCCTGAACCAAAGGATTGTGCCGCCTCTGGTGGGCTACCGAAACCTTCACCCCAGCCTCCTCCGACCGCTTGATCATTTCTGCGACCTCTCGGGGCGAAAGTCCCATCGGCTTCTCGCAGACCACGCCTCGGACACCTTCAGCGATACCGCGGCAAAGCATTGGGGCGTGAAGGTCCGGCCAGGTGCAGATACTGATCACGTCCGGCGTTACAGACTCGTAAAGGGAATCTTCCGATCCATGCAGGCACTCTTGGGAAATTCCAAAACGGTCTCCAAAGGCCGCAAGGTTCTCAGGGATAATGTCGACAGCATGGAGTCTCACCGCTGGAAACCGATCCACCCAGGCTTCACCGTGTACCCGACCGATAGCCCAGCCCTCCTTGCCCTCGGCTGCCTTTCCGCAACCGAGGATCGCTACAGTTGGATAACGCTCATTCATTCCCGTGAGCAACAGCGCGATCTGATTCTTCTGTCAATCGCGTTTGGTCACGAACCAGATAGCGAGACTTCTATCCTAAGGCGCTCAAATCCACCTTCTCTCATTTGGGGATAAACTCGATCCAGTTCAGATTGAAGTCACTCCCCGTGTAGTCGATGCGCAGGATCTTGCCATAACCTCCGTTGCTCACGGTCACGTTGCTCAGGGTAAGGCTCGTCCAGGTCTGCCAGCCGCCGGTGTGAGGCACGTTGAATGAACCGAGCGTGGTCGGGCTATTCCCCGCAACGCCGTCTCCGAGTTTGAGACTGAAGGCACCAGTTGCTTTCCCAGAGGCAACTCGAGCGACGATGTCGTAGGTCCCGTCTGGCAAGTTCACCGTATGCTCCTGCCATTCACCGGACTTGATCCAGCCAACATTGTAGCCACCGCCCGTGTCCGAGGTCGTCTGGATATCCACATCGTCGCTCCCATAGTTTCCAGAGTTACCGGCCGTCGTGTCGTAATAGGCTACACCATCGCCACCGATATCGTAATACTCTGCCTCAAGAAGACCCGGTAGATTCGTGGCCGCTGCTCCAAGGGGGGTTTGTGGAATCACACCACCGGTGAAGACGTCCTCGTAGTAGCTCGTCATCCCGTCATGGTCGGTCGTAATCGTGCTGCTGACCACGGTGGCATGACCATAAGGGGGCACATCAATCGACATCGCTACTGGTGAACCCGGTGCAGGGGTGATCACGTCAACCGTGTCATCCCAGCTCTTGTGCACCGTAGCTGTGCCGCCACTGATGCCGTTCATGTTTCCCGTGTAGGTGCGCGTCGTGCCTGTCACGTTTTGAATCACGCGCACGCGACGGTTGTTTTCCTTCACCTGCAAAACGAGTAGACTGTTGTTCGCCGGTAGAACATTGATCGATGAATTCGAAAAACTGTTTCCGTCGCGAACACATTCCACAACTGCCCAGCGGCGAGTGCCCGCCGGATAATTGATGAGCGCATCATTATTCAGATCGGCTGCATCGTGAAGCCGCAAGATTGCCGTGTAATCGTCAGCAGTGTTTGAACCGTAGACCGTAGTGCGCTGAACACTACGCGGGCCGTTGAAGTTGGTCTGCGGCACCCGCACCTTGAGCTCGCCGAATTCAAACTCATCCGGAGCGACCTCCACAAGGTCATGATAAGCACCCAAAACCGGATACCGGCCGCCTACCAGCACAAGACGAGTGTCGAGGCCATACACCGAATCAGCCACCTCGTTACGGATCTGCACGATTCCAACCAGACGTTCTTTAGTCAAAAGCCAGACCTGCTCGCCGAGCCAATCCGTTCCGGCCCCCCAAGTTGGTGTAGAGCCACCAGTGACCCGCTCCGACAGCCGGTAGGAGGTGCTGATACTACCAAAGTTGTCGCGAGTGATCGTCGCATTTTCTTCGTCTTGGGCGAGGAAGCGATACATTCCTCCGTCATAGTTGCTGCGTGCCCAATCGTTTGTTACGCCAGGTTTAGTCTTGAACTCTACCGCGACACCATCTAACGCGGCTTTGAGCGATGTGCCATTCGCCCAGGTGCCCAACGCTGCAGCACCGACGAAGGTATTTTTCCCGCACTGTCGCCCTTCAAATCCCCGATCAGGATGCTCGGGGGCGGAGGTTTGCGGACTCCGAGCCGTCCCAATGCAGGCCCAATCAGCGGTACGAATCCGTGGTCCCATGACAGCTCGATCATAGAGAATAAATTCGGAAGGCGGTGTGAGCGCAGACACGGAGCTATCATAAACTGCAGCGAGCAAGACGCTCATTTCAGAGCTGAAATTATTCTCAGCGACCTGACCAATGGAATAGTTGTAGCCATCTCCGTAAATATAACCGAGAGCGAGGGCGCTCTCCTGCCCAAATCCTTTGTTATACATGTGCTTTACCGCGTTGGCTGTCGTCTGCATCGCGAATCCGCTTGGCTCCACGGACAACGGTACCCAAGGAATGGTCTTATCCAGAAAGGCCTTGGCTTCTGGCGAACCTGTGATCTTCCACCACCATATCATCCAGTTGACATTCCAGTTTCGATAGCCCGGAGCTTCATTCTGAAAACCGGATTTATGGACGGCACCATCACCGGAGATGCACTTTGTCAAATACAAGTCAATCGCATCAGCCGCTTTGTTTTGATAGGTCGTATTGTTAATCGCCACGCCAGCGAAATAGACCCCCATCGCCATCCGAATGTCTCCGTTCAGCCACTGATTTGAAATGAGGTAGTCATCGTAGAGGTGGGGTAAGTCTGCGAGTTGATCGTCAGAGAAGGCGACCATCGCTGCTTCCCATTCAGCGATCTCAGAAGCCGTGATATCCCCTGGGCGGTGGTGTTTGAGGAGCATGTATGCATAGCACGCCTGGAAGCTCCCGGACATGTCGCCCAAGCCACTTCCGCTCGAGTATTGATCAAAGCGAGCGTCGAGCAAAAGCTTGAGTCGGTTGAGATAGTCAGAGTTGTAACGATACGGGCTATCTTCGTGCAGGTAGGCGTAGACCGCACTGATGGTTTCATTCGAGAGGTTCCATTTAGTCGGAATCGTCGTATCGCCGACTTTTACGTCCGAGTACAGATCCCCATACTTCGGGTAGTTGGAATCGAGCGACAGCAGATCGGTGACAGCCGCATGGGAGTAGGCTCCTTGAAGGAGGGCCAGGAGACAGACCATTTTCAGGGCCTTGTTCATAACTGCTTTAATCGGGGTTTTTTGAGGTTTCATTCGGGTATGGGGGTTAAAAAGTTCCTCGAGATGGCGTAAAAACGGACAGCACAGCTTCGCCGTCCATGTGTCTGGATGGTATGATTTAGCTCATTGAAAATTGGGTTGGGGTTCGAGATTCAGAACTTTGAGAGAGCCGAAGGAGATGCGCTTGGGACCACTAGTT includes these proteins:
- a CDS encoding carbohydrate-binding protein produces the protein MNKALKMVCLLALLQGAYSHAAVTDLLSLDSNYPKYGDLYSDVKVGDTTIPTKWNLSNETISAVYAYLHEDSPYRYNSDYLNRLKLLLDARFDQYSSGSGLGDMSGSFQACYAYMLLKHHRPGDITASEIAEWEAAMVAFSDDQLADLPHLYDDYLISNQWLNGDIRMAMGVYFAGVAINNTTYQNKAADAIDLYLTKCISGDGAVHKSGFQNEAPGYRNWNVNWMIWWWKITGSPEAKAFLDKTIPWVPLSVEPSGFAMQTTANAVKHMYNKGFGQESALALGYIYGDGYNYSIGQVAENNFSSEMSVLLAAVYDSSVSALTPPSEFILYDRAVMGPRIRTADWACIGTARSPQTSAPEHPDRGFEGRQCGKNTFVGAAALGTWANGTSLKAALDGVAVEFKTKPGVTNDWARSNYDGGMYRFLAQDEENATITRDNFGSISTSYRLSERVTGGSTPTWGAGTDWLGEQVWLLTKERLVGIVQIRNEVADSVYGLDTRLVLVGGRYPVLGAYHDLVEVAPDEFEFGELKVRVPQTNFNGPRSVQRTTVYGSNTADDYTAILRLHDAADLNNDALINYPAGTRRWAVVECVRDGNSFSNSSINVLPANNSLLVLQVKENNRRVRVIQNVTGTTRTYTGNMNGISGGTATVHKSWDDTVDVITPAPGSPVAMSIDVPPYGHATVVSSTITTDHDGMTSYYEDVFTGGVIPQTPLGAAATNLPGLLEAEYYDIGGDGVAYYDTTAGNSGNYGSDDVDIQTTSDTGGGYNVGWIKSGEWQEHTVNLPDGTYDIVARVASGKATGAFSLKLGDGVAGNSPTTLGSFNVPHTGGWQTWTSLTLSNVTVSNGGYGKILRIDYTGSDFNLNWIEFIPK